One Falsihalocynthiibacter arcticus DNA segment encodes these proteins:
- a CDS encoding site-specific DNA-methyltransferase, with amino-acid sequence MLSISKPPKNEKKNQNDEAQERDDDAGKRSDIRAVPKQLECMAIADLKPNPRNARTHSKKQVRQIASSIRQFGFNNPILVDENNVVIAGHGRLAAAIHLGLSEVPTVCLSHLSDAEKRAYILADNKIALNAGWDGELLAVELGELAVLMPEIDLDLEITGFDTGEIDLILTDHEESNPSTSKEDEVPIVSDVAIAKRGDIWQLGGHCVMCGDARDNSAVAELFAGQSAKMALTDPPYNVKVQGHVGGRGKTKHDEFAFASGEMSDPEFKAFLRESMDVMLKHSKDGALLYLFMDWRHFEILLSAGSELGLILKNVCVWNKTTPGQGSFYRSAHELVAVFAKPGESSANNIQLGRFGRNRTNVWTYPGVNTFRTGQGGDLGLHPTVKPVAMIAEAIKDATKRGEIVLDPFLGSGTAVLAAEKTGRRCFGVEYEPKYVDIAIRRWQQLTGKDAVLSHRLNSDGEIDAVIDSSFDELCEAALASEEALQ; translated from the coding sequence ATGCTGAGTATTAGTAAACCGCCGAAAAATGAAAAGAAAAACCAAAATGACGAAGCTCAAGAACGTGATGACGACGCTGGAAAACGGTCAGATATCAGGGCGGTGCCCAAACAACTAGAATGCATGGCCATTGCTGATCTCAAACCCAACCCTCGAAATGCGCGAACTCATTCAAAGAAGCAGGTTCGGCAGATAGCATCGAGCATACGGCAGTTTGGTTTCAACAACCCAATCTTGGTTGACGAAAACAACGTGGTGATTGCCGGGCATGGGCGGTTGGCCGCTGCGATACATCTGGGGCTCAGTGAAGTTCCAACCGTATGCCTCAGCCATTTAAGCGATGCCGAAAAGCGTGCGTACATTCTCGCCGACAACAAGATTGCGCTTAATGCCGGTTGGGATGGCGAACTCCTGGCCGTGGAATTGGGGGAACTCGCAGTTCTGATGCCTGAGATTGATCTGGATCTCGAAATCACAGGTTTTGATACCGGCGAAATTGACCTCATTTTGACGGACCACGAGGAATCAAACCCATCAACCAGTAAAGAGGACGAAGTTCCGATCGTGTCAGATGTTGCGATCGCCAAACGCGGAGACATTTGGCAATTGGGTGGTCATTGTGTGATGTGCGGCGATGCCCGAGATAACAGCGCTGTCGCAGAACTCTTCGCGGGCCAGTCAGCAAAGATGGCCCTGACCGACCCGCCCTACAATGTAAAAGTCCAAGGGCATGTCGGAGGCCGTGGAAAGACCAAGCATGACGAATTTGCCTTCGCGTCTGGGGAAATGTCTGATCCGGAGTTCAAAGCCTTCCTGCGAGAGAGCATGGACGTTATGCTCAAACACTCAAAAGACGGTGCACTCCTGTATCTCTTTATGGATTGGCGTCATTTCGAGATATTGTTGTCCGCCGGGAGTGAGCTTGGCTTGATACTCAAAAACGTGTGTGTCTGGAATAAAACCACACCGGGGCAGGGATCATTTTACCGCTCCGCCCATGAGTTAGTGGCTGTGTTTGCAAAGCCCGGGGAATCTTCAGCCAACAATATTCAACTGGGTCGGTTTGGGCGAAACCGGACCAATGTCTGGACCTACCCCGGCGTCAACACATTCCGAACGGGTCAAGGGGGTGATCTGGGTCTTCATCCAACAGTGAAGCCCGTCGCGATGATTGCGGAAGCGATCAAGGACGCGACAAAACGAGGAGAGATTGTTCTGGACCCGTTTCTTGGATCAGGAACAGCGGTGTTGGCCGCCGAGAAAACGGGTCGCCGGTGCTTCGGAGTTGAGTACGAACCTAAATACGTCGATATCGCCATCCGCAGGTGGCAACAACTGACGGGCAAGGATGCTGTTCTCAGCCACCGCCTGAACTCCGACGGCGAGATTGATGCCGTCATTGACAGCAGCTTTGACGAGCTTTGCGAGGCTGCCTTGGCTTCAGAGGAGGCACTCCAATGA
- a CDS encoding DUF6519 domain-containing protein gives MSGSHSRYGHQLHKDYSRLDLLQGAMVTDDDQRVAGQLVGRNSQRQSDMALGHGVPEDGGVLDYRTTSGPADVNHVDGLKPGRVVAQGLWGQVHLAPAQTLTTPLDLIAKQAGFLAAGPVPDANRYALYCDIWDRHAGAAEDARLVDTAFLGAQTSVAKERLAQIKLIPIDAFAHPLIETDLPKTGQLRLTAATTTADILASDACDPCATAIEPDNQSLNQLFRFEIHDSDFAQASISGGTLSCTDPINATGSGKITVKFSRDNGSLEVPGADVAQITDDPFLVSEVFEIATLESEQQLGLRSQPDGPRLAELVTLAQLRNLPVGSLADKIIRLWDGAVELDLAQANLAPTPSAVTAYRVKSPRRVALGPFRSKCWILTSNSPLPSVRDKFRLSCPVTPTRWKSVNTRMSWVKPCSLILTPSK, from the coding sequence ATGAGTGGATCTCACAGCCGTTATGGCCATCAACTACACAAAGATTATTCCCGTCTTGATCTCTTGCAGGGCGCAATGGTTACCGATGATGACCAACGTGTCGCGGGCCAGTTGGTCGGACGCAACAGTCAAAGACAATCGGACATGGCCCTGGGGCATGGCGTGCCAGAAGACGGCGGTGTTCTAGACTACCGCACGACATCCGGCCCAGCAGATGTAAACCACGTTGACGGTCTAAAACCCGGCCGTGTGGTGGCCCAAGGGCTTTGGGGACAGGTTCACCTCGCACCCGCGCAAACCCTGACAACGCCGCTGGACCTGATTGCAAAACAGGCAGGTTTTCTGGCGGCAGGGCCAGTGCCGGACGCGAACCGCTATGCGCTGTATTGTGACATTTGGGACCGACATGCGGGGGCCGCAGAAGACGCGCGGCTGGTCGATACCGCCTTTCTTGGCGCGCAAACGTCGGTGGCCAAGGAACGCTTGGCGCAGATCAAATTGATCCCCATCGACGCATTTGCACACCCGTTGATCGAAACTGATCTGCCCAAAACTGGCCAGCTGCGCCTGACCGCAGCTACAACCACCGCCGACATCTTGGCCAGCGACGCGTGCGATCCCTGCGCCACAGCCATTGAGCCGGACAATCAATCGCTCAATCAACTTTTCCGCTTCGAAATCCACGACAGTGATTTCGCTCAGGCCAGTATCAGTGGTGGCACTTTGAGCTGTACAGACCCGATAAACGCGACTGGTTCTGGCAAGATCACCGTCAAATTCAGCCGCGACAATGGCAGCCTCGAAGTGCCCGGCGCCGATGTGGCGCAGATCACAGACGATCCGTTCCTTGTCAGCGAGGTATTTGAAATTGCGACCCTCGAAAGTGAGCAGCAACTTGGCCTACGCAGTCAGCCTGACGGCCCGAGGCTGGCGGAATTGGTCACCTTGGCACAACTGCGCAACCTGCCTGTGGGCAGCCTGGCAGACAAGATTATTAGGCTCTGGGACGGCGCGGTGGAGCTTGATCTGGCGCAAGCAAACCTTGCCCCCACCCCGTCGGCGGTAACAGCATACAGGGTCAAATCACCAAGACGGGTGGCACTTGGACCATTTCGATCAAAGTGCTGGATTTTGACCTCGAATTCACCGCTGCCATCGGTGCGGGACAAGTTCCGTTTATCTTGCCCGGTGACGCCTACGCGCTGGAAGTCCGTGAATACGCGGATGAGTTGGGTGAAACCCTGTTCTTTGATCCTGACCCCGTCGAAGTAG
- a CDS encoding DUF4157 domain-containing protein, whose product MEQALDKKAKLKSPVIDKAAPTKGGADVAQDKADIGAMLRPEKGEGAGQKIKVGAANDSAEKEADAVADAITKPQAKDDTPKPEGEEADSSGPMRPNIRGPPALPTPDLNSTTVKSDIVPLIRRVVADQNGSQPNTDALASVPTIDGKMAEVGVSASEEAEFENMSNNDFSVLSDGQNAIMMKSTAGATGQRADYLPDSLARLVQSPGQGSRLPVGLALRMQDMLGVDLRAIRVHTGPQAQILAAHVQARAFAYGADIFLRNPGDIADPHLMAHETAHCIQQGAARPLTRQAIQPQPRAPPATLRRFDEEGDDGWLERGAERLADRLDSYQLLKVLIGRRLFTGATVQQDAMSYVGAFMNFIGANETFEQMKDSGSLERGFQTIREGADRYNLNWPRVRDMFSRAYDDFEWTSPISSLSRIFSPFFSDLVNFGILILKVVAELVAEAFVIGFGPLGQEVWEKIKAIGEVIGLVLENPLGFAMNLLRSVALGIENFGYNILNHVKKGLLAWVLGPLAAMGVQLPETLDLKGIINVLLQVLGLTYPQLRPRIVRALNPRGEIKVTLVERLIEIINILRTDGIAGIWRKFLEYVENLQMTVINGIRDWVVRAVIQAGIRKLVAWSNPAGALLDILLTIYKLIVFFVEKFQQILSFASSIFESIGKIARGQLADAARAIENTLALTIPIMISFLTNLLGLPDIAGTVRNIIEQLRARVHAAVDKVLDFVIKKVKKLIARLIGAFKSDEGEPEGSVNMQGTQHTLAYEQVGRERKLYMNSEKTEVTNAKLTENKEKMEEHCTDPITSEAVPHIDAAAQLAQESEQHEARVARGPESNAASPDNNTKRAETLAQMAEKLSAGTDPNIRSTEAVRSGDEDVDDQSPQSTVQDGETVADDQKTNVEPDMEDMHFRYVIVPEESALEASWGPWSDMVAKRETFKTELQAQGLEGRYAVDLDHNPEYQILWRLGHLEYSDDQRNPGDETNTMTRMFPKISELYGHADLAQPESRTRRGSDRDFVMAIRYDAHRGLSNTQTANVDKFKSLCEYLPSRKAFVPKPGKMADLVSTAWGSPIDAAAQTHQSEVDAAYAKMFEDSFVSDETLADIRSKGPSMIDSAVSVVNGEAPALPEGEAAAGHLGGIGMRRDPVDAELVTGNYSTLASEITQRAPSYGSVFDKHHLVEKSILGVVRDNFTNANLLSALTSSGGTVAGQTVPGTGLGEVATNALQSITSRVPALAGMDTGAEQTTLLANDGFTPQTAFASGSVEAGGYAISVLKVTNGLLGSQSPDNVNTAVSATLGSRLEARASAMRQAITSEYASVSADEDAPPRPRKRRFHRRLRGSDRHCNRKRTIPSEQISWPRCRMCWTN is encoded by the coding sequence ATGGAACAAGCACTGGACAAAAAGGCCAAGCTCAAGTCCCCGGTCATCGACAAGGCCGCCCCAACCAAGGGCGGCGCGGATGTTGCACAGGACAAAGCTGACATCGGTGCCATGCTGCGCCCCGAAAAAGGCGAAGGTGCGGGCCAAAAAATCAAGGTTGGGGCCGCCAATGACTCGGCTGAAAAAGAAGCCGATGCCGTGGCCGACGCCATCACCAAACCTCAAGCAAAGGACGACACACCAAAGCCTGAAGGCGAGGAAGCTGATTCAAGCGGCCCGATGCGGCCCAATATTAGGGGGCCCCCGGCGCTGCCCACTCCTGATCTGAATTCCACCACTGTGAAGTCGGACATTGTGCCTTTGATACGGCGGGTCGTCGCAGACCAGAACGGCAGCCAGCCGAACACAGATGCTTTGGCGTCCGTACCTACTATTGATGGCAAAATGGCCGAAGTGGGTGTCAGCGCCAGCGAAGAAGCCGAGTTCGAAAACATGTCGAACAACGACTTTTCTGTGCTCAGCGACGGACAAAACGCGATCATGATGAAATCCACCGCAGGGGCCACAGGCCAGCGGGCGGATTACTTGCCAGACTCTTTGGCCCGCCTTGTACAATCACCGGGGCAGGGGTCACGATTGCCTGTGGGGCTGGCCCTACGGATGCAAGACATGCTTGGTGTCGATCTGCGTGCAATCCGCGTGCACACTGGTCCACAGGCCCAGATTCTTGCGGCGCACGTTCAAGCCCGCGCTTTTGCCTACGGTGCTGACATTTTTCTGCGTAACCCAGGAGATATTGCTGATCCGCATTTGATGGCGCATGAAACCGCCCATTGTATCCAACAAGGTGCTGCACGGCCGCTTACGCGCCAGGCCATCCAACCCCAGCCCCGTGCGCCGCCCGCAACGCTGCGTCGGTTTGATGAAGAAGGCGATGACGGCTGGTTGGAGCGCGGTGCAGAACGGCTGGCTGATCGCCTCGACAGCTATCAACTTCTCAAGGTATTGATCGGCCGACGGCTGTTCACCGGCGCCACGGTTCAACAAGATGCGATGTCCTACGTCGGCGCATTTATGAATTTCATCGGCGCCAACGAAACCTTTGAACAAATGAAAGACTCGGGGTCCCTCGAACGCGGGTTCCAGACAATCCGCGAAGGGGCTGACCGCTATAACCTGAATTGGCCACGGGTCCGCGACATGTTCAGCCGCGCCTATGACGACTTTGAATGGACCTCTCCAATCTCCAGCCTGAGCCGAATTTTTTCGCCGTTCTTTTCTGATCTGGTCAACTTTGGCATCTTGATCCTCAAGGTCGTTGCTGAATTGGTCGCCGAAGCCTTCGTCATTGGGTTTGGCCCGCTTGGTCAAGAGGTCTGGGAAAAAATCAAAGCCATCGGCGAGGTCATCGGCCTTGTGCTGGAAAACCCGCTTGGGTTTGCGATGAACCTGCTGCGATCTGTGGCATTGGGCATCGAGAACTTCGGCTACAACATCCTGAATCATGTCAAAAAGGGGCTTCTGGCTTGGGTGCTAGGTCCGCTTGCCGCGATGGGGGTTCAGCTGCCCGAAACCCTTGACCTGAAAGGCATAATCAACGTCCTGCTTCAGGTCCTCGGATTGACCTATCCGCAACTGCGACCCCGTATCGTGCGCGCCCTAAATCCGCGCGGGGAGATTAAGGTCACTCTGGTTGAGCGATTGATCGAGATCATCAACATCCTGCGCACCGACGGCATTGCTGGAATCTGGCGAAAGTTTCTCGAATACGTCGAAAACTTGCAAATGACGGTGATCAACGGCATCCGCGATTGGGTCGTGCGCGCGGTCATACAGGCGGGCATCCGCAAGCTTGTGGCGTGGTCCAATCCCGCAGGGGCATTGCTGGATATCCTATTGACCATCTACAAACTGATCGTCTTCTTTGTCGAAAAGTTCCAGCAAATCCTCAGCTTCGCGAGCTCGATTTTCGAGAGTATTGGCAAAATCGCGCGCGGCCAACTGGCGGACGCGGCGCGCGCAATTGAAAATACACTGGCGCTTACCATCCCCATCATGATCTCGTTCCTGACCAACCTGCTGGGCCTCCCCGACATCGCAGGCACCGTCCGAAATATCATCGAACAATTGCGCGCGCGCGTGCATGCGGCGGTGGACAAGGTCCTCGATTTTGTCATCAAAAAGGTCAAAAAGCTGATTGCACGGCTGATCGGTGCCTTTAAATCAGACGAAGGCGAACCCGAAGGCAGCGTGAACATGCAAGGCACGCAACACACGCTGGCCTATGAACAAGTCGGACGAGAGCGAAAACTCTATATGAATTCGGAAAAAACCGAAGTCACGAATGCCAAGCTGACCGAAAACAAAGAAAAGATGGAGGAGCATTGCACCGACCCTATCACCAGTGAAGCGGTTCCCCATATTGATGCTGCGGCACAACTCGCACAAGAAAGCGAACAGCACGAGGCACGGGTTGCTCGCGGCCCGGAAAGCAACGCCGCGTCGCCCGACAACAATACCAAACGCGCTGAAACGCTGGCTCAGATGGCCGAAAAACTGTCCGCAGGCACCGATCCCAACATCCGCTCAACCGAGGCCGTCAGATCCGGCGACGAAGACGTCGACGACCAATCGCCCCAATCCACCGTACAAGATGGCGAGACCGTCGCCGATGACCAGAAAACCAACGTAGAACCGGACATGGAAGACATGCATTTCCGCTATGTCATCGTGCCGGAAGAATCTGCGCTTGAGGCTTCATGGGGGCCTTGGTCGGACATGGTAGCCAAACGCGAAACCTTCAAAACCGAGCTTCAGGCACAAGGCCTTGAAGGGCGCTATGCTGTCGATCTTGATCACAACCCAGAATACCAAATTCTATGGCGGCTGGGGCATCTTGAATACAGTGATGATCAGCGCAATCCCGGAGATGAGACGAACACAATGACCCGCATGTTCCCCAAAATTAGCGAACTTTACGGGCATGCCGATTTGGCCCAGCCCGAAAGCCGCACAAGACGCGGATCCGACAGGGATTTTGTCATGGCCATCCGCTATGACGCGCACCGCGGCCTGTCCAATACACAGACGGCAAATGTCGATAAATTCAAATCGCTTTGTGAATATCTGCCAAGCCGCAAAGCCTTTGTGCCAAAGCCTGGAAAAATGGCTGATTTGGTTAGTACGGCGTGGGGCAGTCCTATCGATGCGGCCGCTCAAACCCACCAATCTGAAGTAGATGCTGCCTATGCTAAAATGTTCGAAGACAGCTTTGTCAGCGATGAAACGCTGGCCGATATCCGCAGCAAAGGCCCCAGCATGATCGACAGCGCCGTGTCTGTCGTCAACGGTGAAGCGCCCGCATTGCCCGAAGGCGAAGCCGCAGCAGGCCATCTCGGGGGCATCGGAATGCGGCGTGATCCTGTGGACGCAGAACTGGTCACAGGCAATTACAGCACACTGGCCAGCGAGATAACACAACGCGCACCAAGCTATGGCAGCGTCTTTGACAAACACCACCTTGTCGAGAAGTCTATTTTGGGCGTTGTGCGCGACAATTTCACCAACGCCAACCTTTTGTCGGCACTAACGTCATCGGGGGGAACCGTGGCGGGGCAAACCGTACCCGGCACCGGACTAGGCGAAGTGGCTACAAACGCATTGCAAAGCATCACCAGCAGGGTGCCCGCATTGGCGGGAATGGATACCGGCGCAGAACAGACCACGCTGCTGGCCAACGACGGCTTTACACCGCAAACCGCCTTTGCGTCTGGCAGCGTCGAGGCGGGGGGCTATGCAATTTCGGTGCTCAAGGTGACAAACGGTTTGTTGGGAAGCCAATCGCCCGACAACGTCAACACCGCAGTCTCTGCCACGCTCGGATCCCGACTTGAAGCCCGCGCGAGCGCGATGCGTCAGGCCATCACCAGCGAATACGCCTCGGTCTCCGCCGATGAGGACGCGCCCCCGAGGCCGCGCAAGCGCAGGTTTCACAGGCGACTGCGCGGATCAGATCGACACTGCAATCGGAAGCGAACGATACCTTCAGAACAGATCTCGTGGCCGCGTTGCCGAATGTGTTGGACCAACTGA
- the terL gene encoding phage terminase large subunit encodes MGAGPMFDEATRLWMHQNQKLVMNEVLKSDFNWFIEKCFRTLNPGTEYLRNWHIEAIAWHLEQVRLGKIKRFIINMPPRSAKSISASVAFPAFVHGHNPTTKIIAVSYAQNLAAKLHNDYRTVISSPWYKDLFPGTRVDPRKDTEHEVRLTERGNRFATSVGGVITGRGGDIIIIDDPLKPDEAMSEARRNAVNSWYGNTLLSRLNQKKEGAIVIVTQRLHIDDLVGHVTQFDGHGWTILDLPAIAYEDQTIQIGNNHYHQRQSGDLLHPDREDQAILDELKFNIGSESFEAQYQQQPVPPGGNMFKREWLSYYDLLPKISSGDIVYQSWDTASKTGLENDWSVGTTWLYSGGHYYLMDVCREKLNYPDLKIKMIQMAHLYDPWIILIEDSGVGTGLLDDLRYEGLNTAEVKPTQSKETRAHIQTPKFESHRVLFPSSAPWLSALEAEVLAFPGGRHDDQVDSITQALAYEYLSPNGGVEYI; translated from the coding sequence ATGGGGGCAGGACCGATGTTTGATGAGGCAACACGCCTATGGATGCACCAAAACCAAAAGCTGGTCATGAATGAGGTTTTAAAGTCAGACTTCAACTGGTTTATCGAAAAATGCTTCCGCACTCTCAACCCCGGTACGGAATATCTCCGCAATTGGCACATTGAGGCAATTGCTTGGCATCTGGAGCAAGTCAGGCTCGGTAAGATCAAACGTTTTATCATCAATATGCCGCCAAGGTCGGCAAAATCCATTTCTGCCTCCGTCGCTTTCCCGGCGTTTGTTCACGGGCACAACCCAACGACCAAAATAATTGCCGTTTCTTATGCACAAAACTTAGCTGCTAAGTTGCACAACGACTACCGTACGGTCATCTCATCACCTTGGTACAAAGACCTATTCCCCGGAACGCGTGTAGACCCGAGAAAAGACACCGAACACGAAGTCCGTTTGACAGAGCGAGGCAATCGCTTTGCGACCTCAGTTGGCGGTGTGATTACGGGACGCGGTGGAGATATCATCATAATTGATGATCCGCTCAAGCCCGATGAGGCGATGTCAGAGGCACGCCGAAATGCGGTCAACAGCTGGTATGGGAACACGCTTCTTTCAAGGCTCAATCAGAAAAAAGAAGGTGCAATCGTAATCGTTACGCAGCGGCTTCACATCGACGATCTCGTCGGACACGTCACCCAATTCGACGGTCATGGTTGGACGATATTGGACCTTCCTGCGATAGCCTACGAGGACCAAACTATTCAGATAGGCAACAATCACTACCACCAAAGACAGAGTGGGGATCTGTTGCATCCCGATCGAGAAGATCAAGCCATCCTTGATGAACTCAAATTCAACATTGGCTCGGAAAGCTTTGAAGCTCAATATCAACAGCAACCGGTTCCGCCGGGTGGGAACATGTTCAAGCGAGAATGGCTCTCCTACTATGACTTACTGCCCAAAATTTCCAGCGGGGATATAGTTTATCAGAGTTGGGACACTGCATCCAAGACCGGATTGGAAAACGACTGGTCTGTGGGAACAACATGGCTCTACTCAGGCGGCCACTATTACCTCATGGACGTCTGCCGAGAAAAATTGAATTACCCCGATTTGAAGATCAAAATGATCCAAATGGCCCATCTATATGATCCTTGGATTATTCTAATCGAAGATTCTGGTGTTGGTACTGGTTTGCTCGACGACTTAAGATATGAAGGTCTCAACACTGCGGAAGTAAAGCCAACCCAATCCAAAGAAACCAGAGCTCATATTCAAACACCCAAGTTTGAATCTCACAGGGTTCTGTTCCCAAGTTCAGCACCATGGCTATCAGCCCTTGAAGCCGAAGTGCTCGCGTTCCCGGGCGGCCGACATGATGATCAGGTCGATTCCATCACACAGGCGCTTGCCTATGAATATTTGTCGCCCAACGGTGGCGTGGAGTATATTTGA
- a CDS encoding DUF5681 domain-containing protein, with amino-acid sequence MTYNDPKNPSPDQDYEVGYCRPPKETQFKSGQSGNPKGRKEKTKSVQAQMLEVLSKKVSITEGGKTKKIPVQEVILRSLANKAAKGDLKAAAFVLNLMNSPEYADTDAIDQTSLSSDDQAMLDEMMRQLSGADSSDLPECSPPVAAQSALTEPLAEHKDAQSKSDNTISVGDTDGGRTDV; translated from the coding sequence ATGACTTATAATGATCCCAAGAACCCATCGCCAGATCAAGACTATGAGGTCGGGTACTGCCGGCCACCAAAGGAGACACAGTTCAAGTCAGGCCAAAGTGGCAATCCCAAAGGCCGCAAGGAAAAAACCAAATCTGTTCAGGCTCAAATGCTGGAGGTTCTTTCGAAGAAGGTCTCTATCACTGAGGGAGGTAAAACAAAGAAAATACCGGTTCAGGAAGTAATTCTGCGAAGTCTTGCGAACAAAGCTGCCAAAGGGGATCTGAAAGCTGCGGCATTCGTCCTAAATCTGATGAATTCCCCAGAATACGCTGATACAGACGCGATTGATCAGACCAGTCTGTCTTCTGACGATCAAGCGATGCTTGATGAGATGATGAGACAGCTCTCGGGGGCTGACAGCTCTGATTTACCGGAATGTTCACCACCAGTTGCCGCGCAGAGCGCCTTAACTGAACCCCTGGCGGAGCACAAAGACGCTCAATCCAAATCGGACAATACCATCTCCGTGGGGGATACTGATGGGGGCAGGACCGATGTTTGA